One Odontesthes bonariensis isolate fOdoBon6 chromosome 12, fOdoBon6.hap1, whole genome shotgun sequence genomic window, GTAGCTAACGAGCCTTTGTGTAACCACACAGCACAATGAACCAAGCTGTTTTAACTAACTTAGGTCAAAGTAATGTTGCATCTTAAATCAGAACTTGAAAGCTTGAACAAATATAACTTGAAGGTACCCAAccgtccctctctgctgtgcttcagccaTGCCTATAAAGGCCCAGCGTGAAGATTAGGGTTTGATGCTCCTTGGTTGTTTTCACTCAGGCACAGTGGCCCAAGGAGGAGCCAGATTCCTTGCTCTCTGTCTTATGGATTACTGACTGTTTTAGTAAATAAGATATTCCCATTCAAGTCAACAAGCTTTGCTTTAAGTCCTGGAAAAAGTTCAAATCCACAGCTCAGGTGCAGATACACCTTGATAATGAAAGCTTGGTACAAGCCCACCTTCATGCACTGATCCAACTTCTTTGCTGCACTCATGATTCCCTCTTGAGTCTTTCACAGCGGCTCCATATTcacagatttgaaaaaaatatatatatttaaacacATATCAACCACCTACCAGACCATTTGACACAATGCATAAAGAGTGAAACAACACTGGCAATGTGCACTAATAGTTTGGCAAGAACACAATATAAACTGTGACTTTTACGAAGGATGCAGCTACATTTaaatcctctttttttctgccaCGATCAAATTTTTCAGTCTTTTTGCTGCAATGTATGAGCTACAGTATTCATCCACTTAACTGCAATTAGTCATATAAATTTATTCACAAAGATTTTCACGAAATACAAATATAGATTtattcaagatttttttttaacttccctTCTTCGTGTGCTTCTGCTTTATTGTTAATTCTTCCTCGTGGTtttttcaacaaacacaaaggCAGCAGGAGGTTTTTCCTCCCTTGTTTGGCAGCTGGATCTGAACCTCTCCAAGTGTCAAAGAGTTGAGGTGTGCCAGGTTTTCTCTCCCTGACACCATTGTCTGATAAGGTGGCAGAAAACCGAGTCTAATCCACACTGATCCCCTCATTGGTACAGTATTTAGGAAGGTAGGAACCACCTAGGTGATGCCAAGAAATTGGCAGTATGACAGGGTCGCTGGGTTCACAGCAGCAAAGCATCCAATGAAAATGAATTTACATGAAGAAttgctgctttgttttttcctattttatttttttcctttttatatcTGAAAAGCCGTGTCACTTTTTTAGTGGCCATGTgtctaaaatgtgactaaactCATGGCCAGCCCATTTTTCTCAAATCTCTGCGCTAATGATTGACTGGAAGTTATCAAAGAATAAATTAGATGAGAAGGATATGCGTTCCAGGACTAATCTCACATCATGGCAGAAGCCTTTGTAAGAAaggtgaaaagaagaaaagaggaaattTGTCCTTGTTACATTATTATGGGGGTAAATTGAAAAATTATAAGAAAATGATTAGCTTAATGCAGCACCTCCTGGTCGTGCTCATAACTCATGGATTAAATAGTGCAAGGCTGGAATGCAAAAGCTATCTTCTGTACTGTCATTTTGCCTCACAGATTGCGTAACCCATGACCTCAGTGTCTGTAGAATCTGCACAGAGAGGCACTTTGTCTTTGGCACAACTTGAAATGTCAAACCCTTCCCTCCAAAGGACGGTGTGAACACATggatgaaagttttttttattggccACGGTGCACTGAATTAACCTTGAACCaggtttttgtttaatttttctcaCACACAGCTCTCATCTTTGTCTCCATGGATTTTATCCTGTCCACACTCCATTTCCCTCCCGGGTAGCGAGGATTCCTTCACCTCGCTATCACAGTGTGCCTCTCCATTTCGTAACTTCTTGATATCACCCAGGGGTAGCTGGGTGGAGTTGTAAGCCAGCGGTGGGATGGTGTTAACCAGTATGAGTTGAAGAGGTTTCTTCTCTTGTTGATACCGACACCGAATGTAGCGCTGGAATGCTGCGCGGTATGTTTTATTAAAAAGTGTGTAGACCAGCGGATTGACCGCGGACGACAAGTATCCCACCCAGACGAAAATGTTCAGCAGGCCTCCCATGACTCCTGCATCACACATAGCTGGGTCACACACCACCACCAGCACATTAGTGATGAAAAATGGGCACCACATGAccacaaagagaaaaaacaccacccCGAGGACCTTGGATGCCTTCTGCTCGTTGCTGATGGACTGCATGGTGCGGCGCCCAAAGAGTGAGCCGGAGACACTTCCACGGGTGCTGCCCAAGCCACTGCTGCTTCCTCGGCCTCCCACCTCCTGGCTAATAGAGCGCCTGAAGAGTTTCTCAGAGGACACGGAGGTTTGTGGCAGAAAGCCCAAGGTGAACGTGGTGGTCCATTTGGGCCGGGGGACCAGCTGATCCAAGCAGAGCGTGGCTTCGTTCTGCAGGGCGTTGATGGTCAGGAAGTAGGTGACGATCATGATGGTGAGAGGAACAAAGAAGGCCACAAAGGAGCCCACCAGTACAAAGTTATTGTCTGTCAGCAAGCAGCTGTCATCCTTAAAGACCTTGGAGTGGTCTCTGAGTCCCAGCACAGGAATTGGCATTGAGATCCCTGGAGAGAAGAGCGGAAAAGCAGATAAATTAGAATATTAGAATACAGCATGCACAATCTCTGGGATTCAGATACATATTAGTGTTTGTGTCATTGAGAGAAGAGATTAGAGCTGCCTGGTAAGAGAAAAGCTGGGTGATTGTATGCACTGGAAGTGCCATGGCTGATAATATTTGACTTTATTAGTACAATAAGGCAAACTTGACACCAAACATTTAAAGAATTTTAAAGCTTCATATTTCAATTATTCACTCAGATTTATTTTTGAATACTTTCTTGATTTAGATGAAATAATATCTCTGTTAACTTTGAAGAGTTTATGAAATCAGGACGTTTTGCTTAATAGCATAGATGTCAGCCTCCTGGTGGcgcaagaacaaaagaaaactcaTTGAATCATTGAAGTCTGTGAGAATACGAGACTAATTAAACAATTAATagcttgtttaaaaaaacaaacaacaacactgaTATTCTGTATACTGTTCCCATTGTCTCCAGTAAGTAGCTCATGTAACATCTGCCAAAATTTAACTTGACAGGCAAAGCAATTTGACCGGAGCGGTTCACATTTGCTGCGTCCAATTTATTCATTATGTCTTGGTCAGAAACTATTTTTCCATTCGTCggtcctctcctctcctctcctctgtgttGTGTCTGTTAGTGGTCGTGCCTGTGGTCACTGCAGCAGTTCAATTTGTATTTTGTCCTCCAATTCATCCCCTAAATTTCCTATCTGAATTGTTTCTCCACAGTAAAGGCAGAGAATGGGCCTACTTTGAGTTGTGTGTCACTGCAGTGATGAAACACACCATCTTTATATTTGATACTctccaatttatttatttatttttgtaaatataCTGCTCTTGTCTCAGCAGTCAGGCCTTCTGATAAAATGATGATAAAAGTGTCAAAAGTTTTGAAAGAGGATAAGGCTCGTGGAAACTGGGGGTTTACTCAAAAACTGAAACCAAAAATGCAGCAAAGCCGGAAACCATAAAGTaaactatgaaaacaaaaagtaaatTAAAACCAGATGGTTAAAACCAGACAAGCGATGAAACAAACTACAGAGAATAACCAAATGTAAGATCAGTGACTGCAGCTGAGGCTGATTAACAACAGGTGAGTGTGGAGCTGAGGACCAACTGAACTGAAGATGTGAAACTGAGACCAGGGCACAAGTACAAAAGTGCGGGAAGACAAAAGCAAGAATAACAACAAGGACAAACATaagagggacaaaaaacaaaaaggcaaaTCAAGAATAGATGAATACAAATGGAGAATGAATCCTAATTCATACCAAAACTCAAAACGCCTAAGAACGCCaacaagaaaaaagtaaaaaaaaaaaaaaaaacacagaaaaaaaaaacaaggaaaagaaAATCCAGAGTCAGAAAGTTCACAAAACCTCACAATACTAGCCAGACTTGGGCCACAGGAGATAAACTAAGCAATCTCCCTCATGGCATGTTGTCATTGCAGCTCGTAACAAACAGATAGGAGGGAAGTGCGGGAAACAGAATGAGGAGGGAACAGGATGAAACTGACAGGGAGGGCAGACTGAAATTCGTGCTTCTCTTTGGGACTGGGAAGGTGAAAGAGGTTTAATTCTCATTAACTCCAGATAGTTTGACAGAAAAGCTTTGACTTTATGTCCCAGTCTGCCTCAGAACTGCTTTAAAGTTCACAAAGGAAATCACAAGCACTTAAGTGGCTGATCAATCAACCTGTTGAAGTTGTTTATTTGTAATTTTAGAACAACATAAACCAATACATAACCCgcacaaaaacaacatttctgGAACATAGTGAATGATTCAGAGAGTGTGGGAGGAATGCTTTTCATCTTTTACTTTAAAGGATCAACCTTCTAACAATCATAATAGCAGCTGCTTTCTGACAGTATTTTGTGAAGGTTTTGGAAGCCTCACAGCATGACCTACTTCTGTTTAGCATCCTGATGTTTTGCAGCCAACTCTTCTCTACACTCCACCACTCCCATAGTCTTTGTCTGTACATGTGCACAATGTACAACCTCAAATCACAAAGAGTTGAGATAGTATTACTTTGACCGCTGTCATTATCAAAAACGATCAATTTTCCATGTGCAGCCTGGAACATTTCCCAGAATAAACATTTACCACTTTGTATTGTTGCCATTACTTTTCCCTGCAGTTCAAATCTGTTTGGCATTGAAGAGACCAGTCAATTAAGTTTTACTCTGTCCCATTCTTCTGTAAATGCATTTCAAGTCAATCGTCAGTTGTCAGATTGCCACACTTTCTCTTCGTAGAGTCCAGtactgaaacatcccatagttaagctgctttaggcctagactgctggggggcctcatctgtcacacctttcctcactttactctctttttccccccatttaatttctcaaatgatattatgtacatgtgacattattgtggtcattaactcgtgtctccctgttccaacaggtatcctttgaatggtgtcacggtggtttttttcccctcttttctgtcttctcaaaccccagctggtggaggcggatgtccacccttcctgagtctggttctgccagaggtttcttcctgttaaaagggagtcgtttctctccacagtcgcctcaggcacgctcaggccgggagattggactgaagacaagtttcggtgcaatctgttggtttccttagcgaggaaattgtttttgaattggattttttttttattaattaattggatttcattggattatgattacaatgaattgaactccaattggcttgaattggactttattattcaagtgctatataaacaaactgaattgatagcctcttcttcctcagtcaTGACTTTGCAATGGATGCAGGATATGGTTTCGCATTGCCTTGTTAAAATTGTGGACATCTATGGAGGCATTATATGTTCtaaaatttaaatatattttctgcATTGATGCTACCGTCACAGAAGAGTacacctcggagtgttgatagactcagatctgactttcagcagccacatcaaagctgtcaccaaggcagctttttaccacctcagaaacatcaacagaattaaaggtttcctctcccaaaaagaccaggagaaactcatccatgcattcatctccagtagactcgattactgtaacgctcttttaactggacttcccaaaaagagcattaaacttctgcagctcatccagaaatgctgctgctggagttttaacccggactaagagatctgaacacatcacagcagctttaaaatctttactctggcttccagtcagtcacagaatagattttaaaagcctgctgatggttttcaaatcccagaacggtttaggcccaaaatacatctgtgatatgttcagagaatataaacccagcagagctcttagatacaaggactcaggtcagctggtccagtccagagtccagactaaacatggagaagcagcatttagctgttatgctgcaaacaagtggaacaaactgccagtggagattaaactttcaccaaatgtagacatttttaaatccaacttaaaaacatttattttctcatgtgtctatgcatgaaatctgcacgatatctttgaatttatctggactgttgcttgtttttaaattcatttatattattttatttgtttctctttatattcttttatgtatttttaatgcttcttccactccctgctgcaatgcttttatttttatgtgaagcacctttaattgttttgtacatgaaatgtgctttacaaataaatttgatttgatttgatacatcATTCAAGCAACCCCTTACCATCACAGAGCCTTATGACTTGCAGCTGATAACAGGCTGTCCAGAGCACACATCACCTGACAGACCCATATGTGGATAGTTTTTTCTGCATCtgcaatgctgctgttaaactcCATAATGATAATATTGAGCTGAAATATTGAGGTACTATCAGACTGTGCATTACAACTTAAAATGATAAGGTAAATGTAGGCTATGTGCTGTAAATACAAGGGTTTGTGCACTTGCTTTTAAAACTTAACACGGTCAAACTCTTCAGTTTTAGTTCAACAAGATTTTGGTTCATAAACTAAAGATGTGCCAGAGAAAGGAATACTAAATAATGGAGGTTTatacataaaaagaaaatataatttCACTCCTGTCTGCTTCCTTTCCAGCTGATCAAATACTATTTGTCATGGTTTCTACAACCCTTGGATTCACTGTGTTCTTGATAAGCCCCTCAAGCATCAGAGAATCATAGAAATCCAAAGTAAGCTTAGTCAGTGTTTTTGTTCTTCCTCTACATCGTCCTGATGGCAAACTCTCAGCTCTAAATTCTCTGAAAGAGACACACAATACAGCCTGGAGAAAACTTGACAAAAGTAGAAGGAAAAAGACAATCAAGTGGTAGAAAAGAGAGGGGAGGGAGACACAAAGAAGATGAAAAAGAGGTGGGAGGAGATGGAGAGGCAGAATTTAGAAGAACTGCAGTGTGCTGATCAAGCAGTATTTTAAACAACCAGACTGTTGTAAGAACTCCTCACTTATCCACACATCCAATTTCTAAAGTGCTTTTCTATTACACTGCAATCATCTGGTAAAAGTGGTGTTTTCTTTCAATTGCACCTGGTGTAACTTGGTGTAACTACTGTACAAGTAGTGATGGAATAAACTAAAAAGAATGGAACAACATTGAGTTTTCTCCATGCTCAAATGTAGACAAAGTCCACAGactttaagaaaataaataaggtTTAATGTACTGCAGTGAtatgataaaaacaaagaaaatttaaGATAGTTTAACCTAGAACAGTGCAACTGTTACAGGTCATACCTGCCGTCAAGATAATTGTGTTTATAGTGACTCCAACCTTCTCTAGACTAAAATAATCCACTGATTGTGTGCGCTTTACAGATTTTGGCTCCCATATATTAAACTATGAAAATTGTTGGAGATGAAGAAACTGCTTACAAAAACTGATAAAACAGAAATAAGTAGTTCATAGAGTTTAGAGAATCAGAGAGCTGAGAGTTCATTCATTCAGAACCTTTCAACACCTTTTACTTTATTAGCGCGAAGGTGAAAGaaactttttttgctttttggaCACTTTCAGGTATTGAATCCAAACCAAACCCAGGAGGAGCATTTAGCTCATCGTCCAGTGCTGAGGAGCTGGGTTTCAGGGCCATAAAAGGGAGGAGGGTAAAACCTGAGGAAGGCGATTTAAAACCCACTCAAACACAAAAACTcgaaaacacaaacaacaaacacccacagacacgcacacacacgcacacacacacacacacacacacacacacacacacacacacacacacacacacacacacacacacacacacacacacacacacacacaaaatggactttcttctgtctttattaaatGTCTACCTTCGGAAATGTGTTTGGTCTACCAGAATGTGTGAGTAATACAAAAGTCTCTGCACATCACAGAAGCCCTGGTTGGATTGCAGCTTTAAAATCATGCAATAACTCCGTGTTGCCTCTTTGGACCAAAACAGACACTTGGATCACAAGTTGCTCCAAAACTGGCAAATATTGTTGCAGTTACAGAGAGCCAGcatgttttttatatatatatatgtatattattCCAGTTTTGGAGCATCTGAGTCATAACGTTTCCTgtaaaattcatttttattgcaGACTGATGATTCTACTTCGTCACTGTCCTCATGAGCAGGACTCTTGAGAGTAATAAATATATGCCCCGACATAAATGTCAGTGTCATTTGATTCTCccatgaccctgaattggataaagagg contains:
- the htr2aa gene encoding 5-hydroxytryptamine receptor 2A — encoded protein: MNLRGGNMSEWISNTVRVVSALESNPWPSSGLELNNTTNLGCQGSDMTHNWSHHNGGVYGSQCATSEQPKNWAALLILVVIAVTVMGNILVILAVSLEKKLQNATNYFLMSLAVADMLLGILVMPVSMVTILYDYQWPLPSDLCPIWIYLDVLFSTASIMHLCAISLDRYIAIRNPIHHSRFNSHTKARIKIMAVWTISVGISMPIPVLGLRDHSKVFKDDSCLLTDNNFVLVGSFVAFFVPLTIMIVTYFLTINALQNEATLCLDQLVPRPKWTTTFTLGFLPQTSVSSEKLFRRSISQEVGGRGSSSGLGSTRGSVSGSLFGRRTMQSISNEQKASKVLGVVFFLFVVMWCPFFITNVLVVVCDPAMCDAGVMGGLLNIFVWVGYLSSAVNPLVYTLFNKTYRAAFQRYIRCRYQQEKKPLQLILVNTIPPLAYNSTQLPLGDIKKLRNGEAHCDSEVKESSLPGREMECGQDKIHGDKDESCV